A single genomic interval of Croceibacter atlanticus HTCC2559 harbors:
- the recG gene encoding ATP-dependent DNA helicase RecG, which translates to MSSLLQTPIDYLKGVGTNRADLLRTELDIHTFQDLLNFFPFRYIDKTKYYKINELQRNSADVQVIGKITHIKTVEQKRGKRLVADFIDDTGKMELVWFRGHKWIKENLKLNTAYVIYGKVNHYNGTFSMPHPEMEPYATHKEEVKIAMQPVYSSTEKLTNKGITQRFMGKMMQQVFIQTGATYEETLAAPLREELKLISKTQALRNIHFPKNSELLAKAQFRLKFEELFYIQLQMLSKNLQRKQRLKGFPFDQVGEVFNDFYENHLPFELTNAQKRVIKEIRNDLGSSAQMNRLLQGDVGSGKTIVALMCVLLAIDNNFQAVLMAPTEILAQQHYQGIKDLVAHLDIKVNLLTGSVKKSARTLIHEALEDGTLNLLIGTHAVLEDKVQFKNLGLAIIDEQHRFGVAQRSKLWRKNTIPPHILVMTATPIPRTLAMSVYGDLDISVIDELPPGRKAIKTVHRFDSHRLRVFRFIRDEIEKGRQVYVVYPLIQESEVLDYKDLMDGYESIVRDFPLPEYQVSIVHGQMKPADKDYEMQRFVEGKTHIMVATTVIEVGVNVPNASVMIIESAERFGLSQLHQLRGRVGRGAEQSFCILMTGHKLSDDSKTRLETMTRTNDGFEIAEVDLKLRGPGDMMGTQQSGVLNLKIADIVKDNNILKLARSYAYAILKEDPSLSDDSNAIYRKIYKLLGKDKTIWKYIS; encoded by the coding sequence ATGAGCAGTCTTCTACAAACTCCCATAGATTATTTAAAAGGTGTTGGTACCAATCGTGCAGATTTACTCCGCACAGAATTAGACATACACACCTTTCAAGATTTGCTTAATTTCTTTCCGTTTAGATATATAGATAAGACTAAGTATTATAAGATAAATGAGCTGCAACGCAATTCTGCAGACGTTCAAGTTATAGGGAAGATTACACACATAAAAACTGTAGAGCAAAAACGCGGAAAACGTTTAGTGGCAGATTTTATAGATGATACCGGTAAAATGGAATTGGTCTGGTTTAGAGGTCATAAATGGATTAAGGAAAACCTTAAATTAAACACAGCATATGTAATTTACGGAAAAGTAAACCATTACAACGGAACGTTTTCTATGCCTCATCCAGAAATGGAACCTTATGCAACTCATAAAGAAGAGGTTAAGATAGCTATGCAACCTGTTTATTCATCTACTGAAAAGCTAACCAATAAAGGCATTACCCAACGGTTTATGGGCAAAATGATGCAACAGGTTTTTATACAAACTGGAGCAACTTATGAGGAAACACTTGCCGCACCTTTAAGAGAGGAACTAAAATTAATTAGCAAAACTCAAGCGTTACGAAACATACACTTTCCTAAAAATTCAGAATTACTAGCCAAGGCACAATTTAGGCTAAAATTTGAAGAGCTATTTTATATACAGCTACAAATGCTTTCTAAGAACTTACAACGTAAGCAACGCTTAAAAGGCTTTCCATTTGATCAAGTTGGTGAGGTTTTTAACGACTTTTACGAGAATCACTTACCATTTGAGTTAACCAATGCCCAAAAGCGCGTAATTAAAGAAATTAGAAATGATTTAGGCAGTAGCGCCCAAATGAATAGACTATTACAAGGTGATGTGGGTTCGGGAAAGACCATTGTAGCCCTAATGTGTGTTTTGTTAGCTATCGATAACAATTTTCAGGCGGTTCTTATGGCACCTACTGAGATTTTAGCGCAACAACATTATCAAGGTATAAAAGACCTTGTGGCTCACTTAGATATTAAAGTTAATTTGCTAACAGGCTCAGTTAAAAAGAGTGCTCGCACCTTAATTCATGAAGCTCTTGAAGACGGCACACTTAATTTACTAATTGGCACCCATGCAGTTTTAGAAGACAAGGTGCAGTTTAAAAATTTAGGATTAGCTATTATTGATGAACAGCATAGATTTGGAGTGGCACAACGTTCTAAATTATGGCGTAAGAATACCATACCACCACATATTTTAGTGATGACAGCTACTCCAATACCACGTACTCTAGCTATGAGCGTGTATGGCGATTTAGACATAAGTGTAATCGATGAGTTGCCACCTGGACGAAAAGCCATTAAAACTGTACATAGGTTTGATAGCCATAGACTACGTGTCTTTAGGTTTATACGTGATGAAATTGAAAAAGGCAGACAGGTTTATGTTGTATATCCATTAATACAGGAAAGTGAAGTATTGGATTACAAAGATTTAATGGATGGTTATGAAAGTATTGTGAGAGATTTTCCTCTGCCAGAGTATCAGGTTTCTATTGTTCACGGCCAAATGAAGCCTGCAGATAAAGATTATGAAATGCAACGCTTTGTAGAAGGTAAAACACATATAATGGTTGCAACCACGGTTATTGAAGTTGGTGTTAACGTTCCTAATGCATCTGTTATGATAATTGAAAGTGCTGAGCGTTTTGGGTTATCCCAACTACACCAATTGCGCGGTCGTGTTGGTCGTGGTGCAGAACAGAGTTTTTGTATTCTTATGACCGGTCATAAACTTAGTGATGATAGTAAAACTCGCCTAGAAACTATGACGCGTACTAACGATGGTTTTGAAATAGCCGAAGTAGATTTAAAACTTCGCGGTCCTGGCGATATGATGGGTACGCAACAAAGTGGTGTTTTAAACCTTAAGATAGCAGATATAGTTAAGGATAATAATATTTTAAAACTAGCAAGAAGTTATGCCTATGCAATCTTAAAAGAAGATCCTAGCTTAAGTGACGACAGTAATGCTATTTATCGGAAAATTTATAAGTTATTAGGCAAAGACAAAACCATTTGGAAATATATTTCCTAA
- a CDS encoding haloacid dehalogenase type II: protein MMKNTPKLLIFDVNETLLDLSLMERAMNNAFGNEAAFQIWFHKLLMYSFAETIQETYNDFGAIGKAVLKMVEAHFNVHISEAETKTILNHILNLKPHADVVEALQALKTKGFMLVALTNGSKDALEQQIENAELSAYFNALFSVSAVKVYKPHANTYKYVLDSLNVSVEQAMLVAAHGWDIIGAQQAGLQTAFIEREKKSIYPLGKKPTLSCRSLKELVKQLS, encoded by the coding sequence ATGATGAAAAACACACCTAAACTTCTCATTTTTGATGTAAATGAAACACTTCTAGACCTTTCTTTAATGGAAAGAGCTATGAATAATGCATTTGGAAACGAAGCCGCATTCCAAATTTGGTTTCATAAACTATTAATGTATTCTTTTGCTGAAACAATACAAGAAACCTATAACGATTTTGGTGCTATCGGTAAAGCAGTATTAAAAATGGTTGAAGCTCATTTTAACGTTCATATATCTGAAGCTGAAACTAAAACAATATTAAACCATATCCTTAATTTAAAACCTCACGCAGATGTTGTAGAAGCATTGCAGGCGTTAAAAACTAAAGGATTTATGTTGGTAGCATTAACCAATGGTAGTAAAGATGCTTTGGAACAACAAATTGAAAACGCAGAGCTCTCTGCATATTTTAATGCTTTATTTAGTGTTAGTGCTGTAAAAGTTTATAAACCACACGCCAACACATATAAATATGTTTTAGACTCTTTAAATGTTTCCGTAGAACAAGCAATGTTAGTAGCTGCACACGGTTGGGATATTATTGGTGCACAACAAGCAGGATTACAAACGGCTTTTATTGAAAGAGAAAAAAAATCTATTTATCCATTAGGTAAAAAGCCTACATTAAGTTGCAGGTCATTAAAAGAATTGGTGAAACAGCTCTCTTAG
- a CDS encoding NAD-dependent succinate-semialdehyde dehydrogenase, translating to MILEKEIEIINRERENGFNTINPHTGKVIEEYTYMSDEDVTNAVKKCHEAFTEWKSKSFEERGKVLKSIGKLLKERKEEYAKLMTQEMGKVYKQGLQEVELCAGICDYTANTGADVLKDIERELPEGGKGVITHSPIGIVYGIQPWNFPCYQAVRYSISNLMAGNGVLLKHAENVTGSAKFLQNVYEDAGLPKHLFTVLVMNHEQSDKVIENDLVRGVTMTGSAEGGKVVAQKASAALKKTVMELGSNDAYLVLDDADVELAAKTSVEGRIYNNGETCVAAKRFVVVDAVYDKFKEAFVKGMKDIKHGNPMDEDSDIGPMAREDLRNKIHTQLKESVAKGAKILVGGELPQGDGFYYPATILENVKPGQPAYDDELFGPVASLIRAKDNEDAMRIANDSRFGLGGGIFSKDEDKAFALAKNHFDTGMVFINSFGLAQPNMPFGGVKNSGYGREHGGFGMKEFVNEKAIMSLNS from the coding sequence ATGATACTAGAAAAAGAAATAGAGATAATAAATAGAGAAAGAGAAAATGGTTTTAACACTATTAATCCTCATACAGGTAAAGTAATTGAAGAATATACTTATATGAGTGATGAAGATGTTACAAATGCTGTAAAGAAATGCCATGAAGCATTTACAGAGTGGAAATCTAAATCTTTTGAAGAACGTGGTAAAGTACTTAAATCTATAGGTAAACTTTTAAAAGAGCGTAAAGAGGAATATGCCAAGCTTATGACTCAAGAAATGGGTAAAGTTTATAAGCAAGGTTTGCAAGAAGTAGAGCTTTGTGCAGGAATTTGTGATTATACTGCAAATACTGGAGCAGACGTACTTAAAGATATAGAGCGTGAATTACCTGAAGGAGGAAAAGGAGTAATTACTCATTCTCCTATTGGTATTGTATATGGTATACAGCCTTGGAATTTTCCTTGTTATCAAGCAGTAAGATATAGTATATCTAACTTAATGGCAGGTAACGGAGTATTGCTAAAGCACGCAGAAAATGTTACAGGTTCTGCTAAATTCTTACAGAATGTATATGAGGATGCTGGCTTGCCAAAACATTTATTCACTGTTTTAGTAATGAACCACGAACAGTCTGATAAGGTTATAGAAAACGACCTTGTGAGAGGAGTTACTATGACTGGTAGTGCAGAAGGAGGTAAAGTAGTTGCTCAAAAAGCAAGTGCTGCATTAAAGAAAACAGTAATGGAGCTTGGTAGTAATGATGCTTACTTAGTTTTAGATGATGCAGATGTAGAGTTAGCTGCTAAAACAAGTGTAGAAGGACGTATTTATAATAATGGAGAAACTTGTGTTGCTGCAAAACGTTTTGTGGTAGTAGATGCCGTTTATGATAAGTTTAAAGAAGCATTTGTTAAGGGAATGAAGGATATTAAACATGGTAATCCTATGGATGAAGATTCAGACATCGGCCCAATGGCACGTGAAGATTTACGTAATAAAATACACACACAGCTTAAAGAAAGTGTTGCTAAAGGAGCAAAAATTCTTGTAGGTGGAGAACTTCCTCAAGGCGACGGGTTTTATTATCCAGCAACAATTCTTGAAAATGTGAAACCAGGACAGCCAGCTTATGATGATGAGCTTTTCGGTCCTGTTGCGTCATTAATTAGAGCTAAAGATAATGAAGATGCTATGCGTATTGCCAATGATAGTAGATTTGGTCTTGGTGGTGGTATCTTCTCTAAAGATGAAGACAAAGCCTTTGCGCTTGCCAAAAATCATTTTGATACTGGTATGGTGTTTATCAATTCATTTGGATTAGCACAACCTAACATGCCATTCGGAGGCGTTAAAAACTCAGGATATGGTAGAGAACATGGTGGCTTTGGTATGAAAGAGTTTGTAAATGAAAAGGCTATTATGAGCTTAAACAGCTAG
- a CDS encoding alkene reductase, with protein MKDQPILQPHKIGDLSLPNRAIMAPMTRSRAVNDENAPTDLHVEYYTQRATAGLIITEGAQVSKQAVGYIHTAGIHSKAQVEGWKKVTKSVHDAGGRIFIQLWHVGRMSHPDFHDGDLPVAPSAINPHAQSYTPEGFKDTVTPKAMTLEEIKITVNDFKQAAKNAVEAGFDGVEIHSSNGYLFHQFFSSFSNKRDDQYGGSIENRARFFFEVLDAVKQVIPQNRIGARFNPSLHGTFGMEVVEDTIPTFDYVIERLEKEYDLSYIHLSEPFTDVSDVDYAEEHIAKRYRPKYSGTLMINTGFTKDTANKVIENGDADLVAFGKLYISNPDLVGRFKENIPTAEWDANTFYSQGPEGYIDYEAKTRDLIPTS; from the coding sequence ATGAAAGATCAACCTATATTACAACCACATAAAATTGGCGACTTGTCGTTACCTAATCGTGCAATAATGGCACCTATGACACGTAGTCGCGCTGTAAACGATGAAAATGCACCTACAGACTTGCACGTAGAATATTACACACAACGTGCTACAGCAGGACTCATAATTACAGAAGGTGCGCAAGTATCTAAACAAGCAGTTGGTTACATACATACTGCAGGAATACACTCTAAAGCACAAGTAGAAGGCTGGAAAAAAGTAACAAAAAGTGTACACGATGCTGGCGGACGTATTTTTATACAATTATGGCATGTAGGCCGTATGAGTCATCCAGATTTTCATGATGGCGATTTGCCAGTAGCACCATCAGCCATAAATCCACACGCACAATCTTATACTCCAGAAGGTTTTAAAGATACTGTAACCCCAAAGGCAATGACACTTGAGGAAATAAAAATTACAGTAAATGATTTTAAGCAAGCAGCAAAAAATGCAGTTGAAGCAGGTTTTGATGGCGTAGAGATACATTCTTCAAACGGATATCTATTTCATCAATTCTTCAGTAGCTTCAGTAATAAAAGAGACGACCAATACGGCGGAAGCATAGAAAACAGAGCGCGTTTCTTTTTTGAAGTTTTAGATGCTGTAAAACAGGTAATTCCGCAGAATAGGATTGGAGCTCGATTTAATCCATCATTACACGGTACATTTGGAATGGAAGTCGTTGAAGATACCATCCCAACATTCGACTATGTGATTGAAAGATTAGAAAAAGAATACGATTTATCCTACATACATTTATCTGAGCCTTTTACAGATGTCTCAGATGTTGATTATGCAGAAGAGCATATAGCAAAGCGATACCGTCCTAAATATTCAGGGACACTAATGATAAATACTGGGTTTACAAAAGATACCGCTAATAAAGTAATAGAAAATGGTGATGCAGACCTTGTTGCTTTTGGAAAACTATATATATCGAATCCAGACTTAGTAGGTCGATTTAAAGAAAATATACCAACTGCAGAATGGGATGCTAATACCTTTTATTCACAAGGTCCTGAAGGCTATATAGATTATGAAGCCAAAACTAGAGACCTTATACCAACAAGCTAA
- a CDS encoding Crp/Fnr family transcriptional regulator, whose product MASEKLRQHVNKVIDLTESEMTEFLSLFTEEKVSKKHFLIQPGDVVNSEFYVLKGCLKAYYLDSHGEKHIIQFAIEDWWISDFEAFFNNEPAKLYVEAIEDSVVLKLDKAILETLYIRIPKFERFFRIKTAGAFVSLRKRVLSTLEKSATERYIDFCKSYPRIESRVANYHIANYLGIKPESLSRIRKQLEIAS is encoded by the coding sequence ATGGCCAGTGAAAAATTAAGACAACACGTTAATAAGGTAATTGATCTTACAGAAAGTGAGATGACAGAGTTTTTAAGCTTGTTTACTGAAGAGAAAGTTTCTAAGAAACACTTTTTAATTCAACCTGGCGATGTTGTAAATTCAGAGTTCTATGTTCTAAAAGGCTGTTTGAAAGCATACTATCTAGATTCTCACGGCGAAAAACACATTATTCAATTTGCTATTGAAGATTGGTGGATTAGTGATTTTGAAGCCTTCTTTAACAATGAACCAGCTAAACTCTATGTTGAAGCAATTGAAGACTCTGTAGTTTTAAAGTTAGATAAAGCCATACTTGAAACTCTATATATCCGTATTCCAAAATTTGAACGATTCTTCAGAATTAAAACAGCAGGAGCATTTGTGTCTCTTAGAAAACGTGTCTTATCAACATTAGAGAAATCTGCAACAGAACGCTATATAGATTTTTGTAAATCTTATCCTAGAATTGAAAGTCGTGTAGCAAACTACCATATAGCAAACTATCTTGGTATAAAACCAGAAAGCTTAAGCCGTATTAGGAAACAGCTAGAAATAGCCTCTTAA
- a CDS encoding TerC family protein: MEGLFTLDNFITLGMLTLLQMVLGLDNLLYISMESGQAPPSEQKRVRLLGIGIAIVLRIVLLFVLVSLIDLFQDPVFGFHLEDIVGGEFNIHSLIVLAGGVFIIYTSVKEIWHMMSFKEHNEDQHNSKQKSVTRIIISIIIMNLVFSFDSILSAIALTDVFWVMAVAIVIGGVMMIWLAGKVTAFLKKNRMYEVLGLFILFIVGIMLMSEGGHLAHMEFFGSEITPMSKGTFYFVIITLVIIDIVQGRYQKKISGGLN; the protein is encoded by the coding sequence ATGGAAGGTCTTTTTACACTCGATAATTTTATCACTTTAGGTATGCTAACTCTCTTGCAAATGGTTTTAGGGTTAGATAACTTACTTTATATATCCATGGAAAGCGGTCAAGCACCACCTAGTGAACAAAAGCGAGTGCGTTTATTAGGAATAGGAATAGCTATAGTTTTACGCATTGTATTGCTCTTTGTCTTGGTAAGTTTAATCGATTTGTTTCAAGATCCTGTTTTTGGTTTTCATTTAGAAGATATAGTTGGTGGTGAGTTTAATATTCACAGCCTTATTGTTTTAGCAGGTGGTGTTTTCATAATTTATACTTCAGTAAAAGAAATCTGGCATATGATGTCTTTTAAAGAGCACAATGAAGATCAGCATAATTCAAAACAAAAAAGTGTTACAAGAATTATTATCTCAATCATTATAATGAACCTTGTATTCTCATTCGATTCAATTTTAAGTGCCATTGCATTAACCGATGTCTTTTGGGTAATGGCTGTAGCAATTGTAATTGGTGGTGTTATGATGATTTGGTTAGCAGGAAAAGTAACTGCCTTCTTGAAGAAGAACCGTATGTATGAAGTATTGGGACTATTTATATTATTTATAGTAGGAATTATGCTAATGAGCGAAGGTGGCCATTTAGCACATATGGAGTTTTTTGGAAGTGAAATTACTCCAATGAGTAAAGGAACATTCTACTTTGTTATCATAACATTGGTTATTATAGATATAGTACAAGGCCGTTATCAGAAGAAAATTTCTGGAGGTCTTAACTAA
- a CDS encoding TerC family protein, with translation MLTVWIIFIVFILICLALDLGVFNKKAHIIKTKEASIFTAIWVSFALAFSGVIWWLFSQGIVENPTNLTADNAVLKYITGYLIELSLSIDNVFVIAVIFSSFNIPQLYQHKVLFWGILGAIVFRALMIFFGIALITKFDWIIYVFGAFLLYTAFKMLKSDDSHFNPKQSWIFKTIKKVYPITTATDGDKFFIRRMGIKAATPLFMALLVIELTDILFALDSIPAILAITEDPFIVFSSNIFAILGLRSMYFLISRMLEKFRYINYSLVVILTFVGLKMIFVHHIEIPEWLSLAVIVVALAGGILASVLIKNPQASDVIDDSN, from the coding sequence ATGCTTACAGTCTGGATTATATTTATCGTATTTATACTTATTTGTCTTGCATTAGATCTTGGCGTATTTAACAAAAAGGCACATATAATAAAGACTAAAGAAGCGTCAATATTTACTGCTATCTGGGTTTCTTTTGCTCTTGCGTTTAGTGGCGTAATTTGGTGGTTGTTTTCACAAGGTATTGTAGAGAATCCAACAAATCTCACAGCAGATAATGCCGTACTTAAATACATTACCGGCTACCTTATAGAGCTTTCTTTAAGTATTGATAATGTTTTTGTGATTGCTGTAATATTTTCATCTTTTAATATTCCGCAATTATACCAGCATAAGGTCTTGTTTTGGGGAATTTTAGGTGCAATTGTTTTTAGAGCATTAATGATTTTCTTTGGGATCGCGCTTATTACTAAGTTTGATTGGATAATTTATGTATTTGGTGCCTTCTTACTTTATACAGCATTTAAAATGCTAAAGAGTGACGACAGTCACTTTAACCCAAAGCAATCTTGGATTTTTAAGACTATAAAAAAAGTGTACCCTATCACTACTGCTACAGATGGCGATAAGTTTTTTATTCGCCGTATGGGTATTAAAGCAGCCACTCCTCTATTTATGGCTCTTTTAGTAATAGAACTCACAGACATACTATTTGCATTGGACAGTATTCCTGCAATCCTTGCCATTACAGAAGATCCATTTATTGTATTCTCTTCTAATATCTTTGCAATATTAGGTTTACGTTCTATGTATTTTTTAATTTCCAGAATGCTCGAAAAGTTCAGATATATTAACTACAGTTTAGTAGTTATACTAACCTTTGTAGGCTTAAAAATGATTTTTGTTCATCATATTGAAATACCTGAATGGCTTTCATTAGCTGTAATAGTAGTGGCTCTTGCCGGTGGTATTTTAGCTTCGGTTTTAATTAAGAATCCTCAAGCAAGTGATGTAATAGATGACTCTAATTAA
- the hpf gene encoding ribosome hibernation-promoting factor, HPF/YfiA family, translating to MEINFNYVHVSASERLEAFTTEKINKLANRYDFIVKADVFFKKENTSEPDTGMIAEIRLSAPGPRLFAESSNSNFEHAVAEVAEQLKTQLEKRKASMKTY from the coding sequence ATGGAGATTAACTTTAATTATGTGCACGTAAGCGCTAGTGAGCGTTTAGAAGCATTTACGACAGAAAAAATAAATAAATTAGCTAATAGATACGATTTTATAGTAAAGGCAGATGTTTTCTTTAAAAAGGAAAACACATCTGAGCCAGATACAGGTATGATTGCAGAAATTAGATTAAGTGCACCTGGTCCTAGACTATTTGCAGAATCTAGTAATAGTAATTTTGAACACGCTGTTGCAGAAGTTGCCGAACAATTAAAAACGCAATTAGAGAAGCGAAAAGCTTCTATGAAAACGTATTAA
- a CDS encoding arsenate reductase family protein — protein sequence MNFYYSEDSSIAKQALGYLEASDKKIQLININETKLTGTQWAELSQGVGTTIDGLISKDHPSAKDVIKDGDFDEHDWIDILNNCPQVFEYPVAMNGSSFLLVKTPSDILKFYGVDSPALNKPKLGEEQDTKPASKNDNYIE from the coding sequence ATGAATTTCTATTATTCAGAAGACTCTAGTATAGCCAAGCAAGCTCTTGGCTACCTAGAAGCTTCAGATAAGAAAATTCAACTTATAAATATTAACGAAACTAAACTTACCGGTACACAATGGGCAGAATTATCCCAAGGTGTTGGTACTACTATAGACGGATTAATTTCAAAAGACCATCCTAGTGCAAAAGATGTAATTAAAGATGGAGATTTTGATGAACACGATTGGATAGATATTTTAAATAACTGTCCTCAGGTATTTGAGTATCCAGTAGCTATGAATGGGTCGTCTTTTCTTTTGGTAAAAACACCATCAGATATCCTTAAGTTTTACGGTGTAGACAGTCCTGCTTTAAACAAACCAAAACTTGGCGAGGAGCAAGACACTAAACCAGCTTCAAAAAATGATAATTATATCGAGTAA